A segment of the Amblyomma americanum isolate KBUSLIRL-KWMA chromosome 6, ASM5285725v1, whole genome shotgun sequence genome:
cacctctccggttaattatatcgtggaacccctcacgcgtctcctgatctccgccgccgaggacgggagaccgttcatgtccagcgcctcaagccctactacgaccccgccgtcttgccatcatcctaagtcgccaggatggctcctcttgtccccggggtgattgtaaggctaaagaagaagatgcgtcggatgatttgaaaagacgaagacgaggtgacagtgttctcgagagtttttgccagcgctacgcttgtgtgtcttttgccgatctgatcccagactgctgccgttgccgttcccgtcgccccagtacctcgtaacaaaccccccgttacaatatatatatatatatatatatatatatatatatatatatatatatatatatatatatatatatatatatatattgcaatggatagaagagatgaatgaagtcTCTCGGAGGCGcacgtgctctgggattcggtgctgtgtgcctggtgctctgtgcgggccgccctgtgctcttgacctgtgtgctgtgcccgggcgttctcgcgtcgttcccgcctggaccacgtaacatctttggtggaggtgcggattttacgctgcgcacaccacgcagcttcgtagtactcgtcaggccgggactaccaccatggctccacccggccggtCAAGGAGCCCCATTACCCCCACTACCCCTCTTTTCGTCATCATGGCTCCTCCTCGTGACCCCGGCACGTTTTCCGGCACAGATGGctcggacgtcgaagactggattaacctctacgagcgtgtcagcaactacaacaggtgggaccctacgctaatgctcgcgaacgtcatcttttacctcaatggcacggcgcgcgtatggtacgagacccacgaggaagagctaacaagttgggacacctttaaggaaaagttgaagacgcttttcggtagacctgatgaccgccagctcgccgccaagaaacagctggctactcgagcacaatattctaccgagagctacgtggcctacattcaggacatcttggcgctttgtcacaaggtcgactccgcaatgagtgagaccgataaagtgggtcacgtgctcaaaggcattgccgacgatgcgtcccacttgcttgtttgcaaatactgtacctcaattgactccatcataaacgagtgccgtcgatttgatcaagtcaaaggccgccgcatttcgccgtcgttttctcgccttcccaacacggccgcgacatcttcctgtgaggaccaccgatcaccatcccgcacgccctcggacgcccctgccgtcaccgattcagtcacccggatcgtccgacgtgaactggaggccctcgcacctgtgatatccccgccctccgtccctgatacaaccctgcccgctgtgtcgctgattcaggccgtcgtgcggcaggaaTTCGCTCATCAGAACCTCGCTCcggcagtgtgcgccatcagaagcccggacaccccccagccccctccctgtgcttttcgtcgcacctattattctctgccccgttcccgcaatcccaatgactggcgcacggcggacgaccgtcccatttgcttccggtgctctcgcattggccacatcgcccgtcattgccgcagtccatggtcttcaacgccccgcaacgtcttcccctccttctacagtcccgcctcatcccacaacttctcgacccgcgccccgtccgaaccgtctgcaccagccgtaccctctccacgccgattctcccgctctccgtccccgcagggccgccgctctcgttccccccagtcgccttctcgcagccgctcccaattggaaaactaagtgctgcagctcccggaggtgacgctgcatcaacgacccggactacaaatcctctctcgaccactcgacctaatcttctgaacgtca
Coding sequences within it:
- the LOC144094364 gene encoding uncharacterized protein LOC144094364; its protein translation is MAPPGRSRSPITPTTPLFVIMAPPRDPGTFSGTDGSDVEDWINLYERVSNYNRWDPTLMLANVIFYLNGTARVWYETHEEELTSWDTFKEKLKTLFGRPDDRQLAAKKQLATRAQYSTESYVAYIQDILALCHKVDSAMSETDKVGHVLKGIADDASHLLVCKYCTSIDSIINECRRFDQVKGRRISPSFSRLPNTAATSSCEDHRSPSRTPSDAPAVTDSVTRIVRRELEALAPVISPPSVPDTTLPAVSLIQAVVRQEFAHQNLAPAVCAIRSPDTPQPPPCAFRRTYYSLPRSRNPNDWRTADDRPICFRCSRIGHIARHCRSPWSSTPRNVFPSFYSPASSHNFSTRAPSEPSAPAQ